The Shewanella japonica genome has a window encoding:
- the recJ gene encoding single-stranded-DNA-specific exonuclease RecJ, producing the protein MAHKIVRRTQVDDSHLPQSMHPLLKQLYARRGVDLAGCELSLSKLLRPETMLGIDTAAKIIADAIAADKSILIVGDFDADGATSTSVCLIALRMMGAKHVDYLIPNRFDYGYGLSPEIVAVAQSKGAQLLITVDNGISSIEGVAAAKQLGMQVVVTDHHLPGQTLPDADAIVNPNQNGCEFASKSIAGVGVAFYLMSVLRKELRQRDWYQQQHIAEPNLGSLLDIVALGTVADVVSLDSNNRILVQAGLQRVKAGRCRVGITALLEVAKRSPQRIVASDFGFAVGPRLNAAGRLDEMALGVETLLCEDMMLARRMADELDGLNGERRELEAGMQQEALKSLQTLSLDESDLPWGLALFQDDWHQGVIGILASRIKDKYHRPVIAFADAGEGEIKGSARSIKGLHMRDLLELINSRHPGMIIKFGGHAMAAGLSLRADAFELFQSAYDKAVRELLKPEQLTGEILSDGELPIALMNLETAFLLRESGPWGQSFEEPLFDGYFSVIQQRIVGEKHLKLVLETECGSVMMDAIAFNVDLQTWPDATIKHARVAYKLDVNEFRGNQTVQMLVDYIEPA; encoded by the coding sequence GCCCACAAAATTGTTCGCCGAACTCAGGTAGATGACAGTCATTTACCGCAATCTATGCATCCATTACTAAAACAGTTATATGCTCGACGTGGAGTCGATTTAGCAGGCTGCGAACTGAGTTTGTCGAAGTTACTTAGACCTGAAACCATGCTCGGCATTGACACTGCGGCGAAGATCATTGCTGATGCGATAGCTGCTGATAAGTCGATTTTGATAGTGGGAGATTTTGATGCTGATGGCGCAACATCGACCAGTGTGTGTTTGATTGCATTAAGAATGATGGGAGCCAAGCATGTTGACTACCTTATTCCAAATCGCTTTGATTATGGTTATGGATTAAGTCCTGAAATTGTTGCCGTTGCTCAGTCTAAAGGGGCGCAGTTATTGATTACGGTCGATAACGGCATCTCATCCATTGAAGGTGTTGCAGCCGCGAAACAATTAGGTATGCAGGTGGTTGTAACTGATCACCATTTACCTGGACAAACCCTCCCCGATGCTGATGCGATAGTTAATCCTAACCAAAACGGTTGTGAATTTGCCAGTAAGTCTATTGCTGGGGTTGGCGTTGCGTTTTATTTGATGTCAGTGCTTAGAAAAGAGCTGCGCCAAAGAGACTGGTATCAGCAGCAACACATTGCTGAGCCTAACCTTGGCTCCTTACTTGATATTGTTGCTTTGGGCACGGTTGCTGATGTGGTGTCGCTTGACAGTAACAATCGTATTTTGGTGCAAGCGGGTTTACAACGAGTTAAGGCGGGGCGTTGTCGTGTTGGTATTACAGCATTACTGGAAGTCGCAAAAAGAAGCCCACAACGTATTGTTGCATCAGATTTTGGATTTGCTGTCGGGCCAAGATTAAACGCTGCCGGTCGTTTAGATGAGATGGCGCTGGGTGTTGAGACGTTGTTATGTGAAGACATGATGTTAGCAAGGCGAATGGCTGATGAGCTTGATGGCTTAAATGGTGAGCGTCGCGAGCTTGAAGCGGGAATGCAACAAGAAGCGTTAAAAAGTCTGCAAACATTAAGCCTTGATGAATCAGATTTACCTTGGGGACTTGCTTTGTTTCAGGATGACTGGCATCAAGGTGTGATTGGTATTTTAGCTTCAAGAATCAAAGATAAATATCATCGCCCTGTGATTGCATTTGCTGATGCTGGCGAGGGTGAAATTAAAGGCTCTGCACGTTCAATAAAAGGCTTGCATATGCGAGACCTGTTAGAGCTTATTAATAGCCGCCACCCTGGGATGATTATCAAGTTTGGTGGTCATGCGATGGCGGCGGGGTTATCACTACGTGCTGATGCATTTGAATTATTTCAGTCAGCATACGATAAAGCCGTACGTGAGTTGTTAAAGCCTGAACAATTAACGGGTGAGATCTTATCTGATGGTGAGTTGCCGATAGCGTTGATGAACCTAGAAACGGCTTTCTTACTACGAGAATCTGGTCCTTGGGGACAGTCTTTTGAAGAGCCATTATTTGATGGTTATTTCAGCGTGATTCAACAACGTATCGTGGGGGAGAAACATTTAAAATTGGTGTTAGAAACCGAGTGCGGCTCAGTAATGATGGATGCTATTGCATTCAATGTTGATTTACAAACTTGGCCTGACGCCACAATTAAGCACGCCAGAGTTGCGTATAAATTGGATGTAAATGAGTTTAGGGGAAACCAAACTGTGCAGATGTTGGTTGATTATATTGAACCTGCATAG